The following proteins come from a genomic window of Gossypium raimondii isolate GPD5lz chromosome 5, ASM2569854v1, whole genome shotgun sequence:
- the LOC105766428 gene encoding uncharacterized protein LOC105766428: MALRHFFKHLTILTSSYGFCTISSRFIHPSLTTLFNNINPKTQPLIPTKFSLPLSHCYTSLSHPSTSTLLSPYLSVRIRCPKDIADVFSEALMCFGASSTTVDEDDNCDTSNEICIESIFPESEDVDVCISLAADSVGLKMIPSYEVKTGEHYDWIKKTQESFDPVEVTEGLWIVPVWKTPPDVKATNIILNPGLAFGTGEHPTTRLCLLLLQRLIIGGERFLDYGTGSGILAIAALKFGASFSVGIDIDPLAITSARHNAALNDIGPENFQLRLVSSNTSSPSADEHKDIQKQTSFEAVAESEHETYDVIVANILLNPLLELADDIVSHARPGAAIGLSGILSEQVPCIIDRYSPLLDNISVSEIDYWACLSGTKKLSGN; this comes from the exons ATGGCACTGAGACATTTCTTCAAACACCTTACCATCTTAACTTCCAGCTATGGTTTCTGCACTATCTCAAGCCGTTTCATTCACCCATCTCTCACTACCCTCTTCAATAACATCAATCCCAAAACCCAACCATTGATTCCCACAAAGTTTTCTCTTCCTTTGTCTCATTGTTACACCTCACTCTCTCACCCTTCCACTTCTACCTTATTATCTCCTTATCTCTCTGTTCGTATTCGATGTCCCAAAGACATTGCT GATGTGTTTTCTGAAGCTCTTATGTGCTTTGGTGCATCTTCAACTACTGTGGATGAAGATGATAATTGTGACACTTCTAATGAG ATATGCATTGAGTCCATATTTCCAGAATCTGAAGATGTGGATGTCTGCATCTCACTGGCTGCTGATTCTGTAGGCTTAAAAATGATACCTAGTTACGAAGTTAAAACAGGTGAACATTATGATTGGATAAAGAAAACTCAG GAATCATTTGATCCAGTTGAAGTGACTGAAGGACTTTGGATTGTTCCTGTGTGGAAGACTCCCCCA GATGTTAAAGCAACAAATATTATTCTGAATCCTGGATTGGCATTTGGCACTGGGGAGCATCCAACCACTAGATTGTGTTTATTGCTGCTACAAAGATTGATCATAGGAGGAGAACGTTTCTTGGATTATGGCACAGGTTCTGGCATTTTGGCAATTGCGGCACTTAAg TTTGGTGCTTCTTTCTCTGTTGGAATCGATATAGATCCCCTAGCAATAACATCTGCACGTCACAATGCTGCTCTGAATGACATAGgtcctgaaaattttcaattacgcCTGGTTTCTAGCAACACTTCCTCCCCCTCCGCTGATGAACATAAAGATATTCAAAAACAGACTTCATTTGAGGCAGTGGCCGAATCCGAACATGAAACATACGACGTGATCGTTGCAAATATACTTCTAAATCCTTTGTTAGAACTGGCAGATGATATTGTCTCTCATGCTAGGCCCGGTGCAGCAATTGGCCTTTCGGGTATTCTATCTGAGCAG GTTCCTTGCATTATAGATCGATATTCTCCATTGCTAGACAACATATCCGTATCAGAGATTGATTATTGGGCTTGTTTAAGTGGTACAAAGAAACTGAGTGGCAACTGA